In Muribaculum gordoncarteri, the genomic window CATGGTCAAAGTATCGGTCGGATTTTTTTATGATTTCCGACATTTTAATGATTTCAGGTCGTGTGCCTAAAATCGTCATTAGCTTCAATTTCTTCATTTTACAGGTTGTAATGAGGATAAAGTGACTTGTGCTTGAAAATCCATTGAGCCGCTTCGGCCACCATCTTTTCATAGTCGGGGATTCTGTAGCTGAAATCAAATCGCGTACGTTTCAGCGACTTGTCGGCGTTAACACCTTCGATAGGGTGTATTGTCATTGAGTTTCCACGCAAATATTTGTTGAATAGTCCCAGCAGATCATATTTTGATATGTGACAGTCGGGAACAGTGTTGTATAGTCCGGTTGCCCTCTCCTTAGCCGCCGCTTCCATCGTTTTAGCGAGTTGAAGCGTAGTCTGTCCTGTCCACAGAGCCCCGGTGAAACCGTTTATTTCGCCGCTTTGTTTCATGAACCAGTTCATGAGTCCGATACCTCGCTCATTTATGTCGGGACCTACGATTGAATTACGCAATGTTATATTTTTGTCGTCATTGAGCTCGCCCAGAGCTTTGCTTCGGTCGTAGAATGTAGTACCATCAGGAAAATCATCTTCGGTGTATTGACCGCGAGCACCAGAGAAAACACAGTCGGTGCTCATGTGGATCACTTGCGTGTCGACAGCATTGGCCGATGCGGCCACGAAATGCGGCAGATAACTGTTGAGCAATGCAGCCAAGGCGTGATTATTTTCAGCAAACTGATTGAGAATTCCAATGCAGTTTATAACCGTGTCATATTTCCCCGTTTGGATTATTGTATTTAACGAATCGAAGTCGGTTGCATCTCCTGCGATGCTATGATTCAATAGCTTGGATTTTTCGAGGGCAAATCCTGTAACATCGTGACCTTGCTCTTGCAAGTATAGCGATATCTGGTGTCCGGCCATTCCGTTACACCCCAATACAAGAAACTTCATATATTATTCCGAACGTATTTCCTTAGATTCTGCTTTCTCTTCAAGGCCGAGGTCTTCTCTGACAAAACGTAGGCGCATGAGCTCTTTCTTCATACCTTCGACATCGAGCCTCCTTGTGTTGTGGCTGTGGTAGTCCTCAATGGTTGTTAGGCTACCTTCTCCCTCGGTGAAATACTTGTCGTAATTTAGGTCGCGAGAGTCACAGGGTATTCGGTAATAATCGCCCATGTCGATGGCTTTGGCCATTTCTTCACGGGTAACAAGTGTTTCATATAGTTTCTCTCCGTGTCGAGTTCCTATGACTTTGACTTCCGTTTGACCATATTTGGGATCTATTTGGGCATAAAGTTCCTTCAACGCTTTGGCCAATGTGTCGAGTGTCGCCGCCGGAGCTTTTTGGACGAAAAGGTCGCCGTTATGACCGTGGGTGAAAGCGTATATTACAAGGTCGACAGCATCGTCAAGTGTCATCATGAACCGAGTCATGTCGGGGTCGGTGATAGTTATCGGATTGCCGTTTATCATTTGGTCAACCCACAAGGGGATTACAGAACCACGTGATGCCATTACATTTCCGTAACGAGTGCAACATATTGTCGTGGGAGCTCCTTCGCCGAGTTCTCGGCCTTTGGATATCGCAACTTTTTCCATCAAGGCCTTTGATATTCCCATTGCATTGATTGGATAAGCAGCCTTGTCGGTTGACAGAACGACTACATTCTTGACTCCGTTTTCGATTGCCGATAGAAGCACGTTGTTAGTGCCCTCCACGTTTGTGCGTGTGGCTTCCATGGGGAAGAACTCGCAACTGGGGACTTGCTTTAGTGCTGCAGCCGAGAAAACATAGTCAACTCCGCGCATAGCAATGTCAACCGACTGCTTGTTGCGCACATCGCCAATGAAATATTTCACTTTGGGATTCTGAAGCTTGTGTCGCATATCGTCCTGTTTCTTTTCATCACGACTGAAAATGCGAATCTCCTTTATGTCGGAATCCAGAAAACGCCTTAATACGGCGTTGCCAAAGGACCCTGTGCCTCCGGTAATCAAGAGGACTTTGTCTTTGAATATTGACATATCAAAAATTTATTTCTTAGATTTTAATACGCGTAAATCAAAAATGAATGGTAAATATTTTTCTAACAAGAATACAATAAGCCAAGCAAGAGCAAAACTCAAAGTAAATTGTATCAGAAACGATATAGGACCTAATGGAATATATAAATCACAAATCCTTATGCATAAAAATGGAATCGCGGCTGATAAAAAATAAAAGCCAATTGTATGTCTTGAAATGTATTGAATGAATTTGAATTTGGGTAATTGTTTACAAAGATCAATTAAAGCAAATATTGAGATAACACTTATTATAAATCCTCTTAAGTTTATTCCTGCCCATGTCGACATTGGCTCACAATCAAGATCAACATTTATTGCAATTAAAAGAAATATCACAGGAAATAGCCCTTTAAATTTGTCAAAAATCATTTCATATACACGATAGAAGCCTCCTAATGAAAGAAATGCACATGCTATTATCCCACTTTTATAAAACCAGGGTAAATGTTCGTTCCCAAGAATTGTATAATTGATTTTCTGTAAAAAAACACCAAAAATAGCAAGCATTAATCCTATAAAAACATAAAATAATATGTTTTTAATTCGTGTCATTAATAACACAAATAATATAAGTTCAGATACTGTAAGGGCACAAGTAAACCAATTGCCACCCTCAATTAGTGTGTCAAAAATAAAAGCGCGAATAGAAATTTCTTCTCCCTTAACCAAACATGCCGGAATAAAATCAAAAGCTGCAAATATAATTGTGGGTATTGCTATTTTGAATATGATATTCATAATCATACCATGCTCGCAAAAACCGCTTTTAAGAAAAGCTCGAGTATCTAATTTTATATAATTGGGGGATAATTGTTTTAAAAATATTAAATATCCGCTTATAAAAAAGAATGCATTTACAAAGAATGGTCGAAATGGAATTATAAAGGGTGCAGAGTTATACCCGTATAACATAACGTGATCCCAATACACAAGTAGCATGCATATAAATTTCGCCCAATCAATCCAAACTATTTCTTTCTTCTCCATTTAAGTTGATTATTAGATTAATAACTATATTTGCGGCATTACCTGTTTCATACGAACCAAGCATTTGTGTATGTTTACTTATCTTTGATTCATTATCTTCAATAGAAAAAGATTTGATTTTTTCAATAAACTGTTTTTTTGTTTCGGCATAATTGTAAGGCCAATCTTCTATCGGAGTATAAAAGCCTCTGTCAGAATTATATTG contains:
- a CDS encoding SDR family oxidoreductase produces the protein MKFLVLGCNGMAGHQISLYLQEQGHDVTGFALEKSKLLNHSIAGDATDFDSLNTIIQTGKYDTVINCIGILNQFAENNHALAALLNSYLPHFVAASANAVDTQVIHMSTDCVFSGARGQYTEDDFPDGTTFYDRSKALGELNDDKNITLRNSIVGPDINERGIGLMNWFMKQSGEINGFTGALWTGQTTLQLAKTMEAAAKERATGLYNTVPDCHISKYDLLGLFNKYLRGNSMTIHPIEGVNADKSLKRTRFDFSYRIPDYEKMVAEAAQWIFKHKSLYPHYNL
- a CDS encoding polysaccharide biosynthesis protein — its product is MSIFKDKVLLITGGTGSFGNAVLRRFLDSDIKEIRIFSRDEKKQDDMRHKLQNPKVKYFIGDVRNKQSVDIAMRGVDYVFSAAALKQVPSCEFFPMEATRTNVEGTNNVLLSAIENGVKNVVVLSTDKAAYPINAMGISKALMEKVAISKGRELGEGAPTTICCTRYGNVMASRGSVIPLWVDQMINGNPITITDPDMTRFMMTLDDAVDLVIYAFTHGHNGDLFVQKAPAATLDTLAKALKELYAQIDPKYGQTEVKVIGTRHGEKLYETLVTREEMAKAIDMGDYYRIPCDSRDLNYDKYFTEGEGSLTTIEDYHSHNTRRLDVEGMKKELMRLRFVREDLGLEEKAESKEIRSE
- a CDS encoding acyltransferase family protein — encoded protein: MEKKEIVWIDWAKFICMLLVYWDHVMLYGYNSAPFIIPFRPFFVNAFFFISGYLIFLKQLSPNYIKLDTRAFLKSGFCEHGMIMNIIFKIAIPTIIFAAFDFIPACLVKGEEISIRAFIFDTLIEGGNWFTCALTVSELILFVLLMTRIKNILFYVFIGLMLAIFGVFLQKINYTILGNEHLPWFYKSGIIACAFLSLGGFYRVYEMIFDKFKGLFPVIFLLIAINVDLDCEPMSTWAGINLRGFIISVISIFALIDLCKQLPKFKFIQYISRHTIGFYFLSAAIPFLCIRICDLYIPLGPISFLIQFTLSFALAWLIVFLLEKYLPFIFDLRVLKSKK